The Pontibacter sp. SGAir0037 DNA segment TAGTGGCCTGGTTCCAGGCAATCCGCGCACCGAGGCCTTTGTTATGTTTTACATTATTAAATTCTATGTCACCGAAGCTATCCCAGACCTGCCCGCCATCTAAAAACGGCACGGCATAAAAAGCCAGGTGTTGGTTAAAGATCCGCTTTTGGTAAAATCTTGTCCTCAGTTCCAGGTTTACAAGCGAAGTAACCATACCACTAAAGCGGCCTTCGCGATAACCACGCAGCGCCCTGGAGCCGCCCAATACCGGAATACCCCCACCCTCAGATGAACCCCAAAGGTCCAGTACCTCCGTGAAAGGGATATAACTGCCCCTGATGTATCCTACAGCCATTCTGCCGGCAAAAACAGTGCGACCCATAACTGAAGGCAATACCTTCCGGTAAAACATGCCCTGCAGTAAGTGCTTGGTAAAGTTTAATTCAGAGCCAGTCCAGGTAGCAGAAATCTCCTGTGCATACTCTGCAAAAATCCCATGCGACGGATCTGGCTCCAGGTCCCGCGTATCCCACATCAGGCCGGTTTGCAGCAAACCGATTCTGCCGCCCTTATAACCGCCAATGTTATACCTGGCCCAGGTAGAATTGACATCTCCCCTTTGTTGCGCCTCATAATCATCTGTAATTCTGGTTCTGGCCTGTAAGGCCTCCGTGTCTTCGCCAGTATGCCTGTCGATGGCTTCCGGTGATTTTTTGTAATCATGCTGGTCAATGCCGATGAACAGAAGTTCAGCTCCGAACATCAGGCGCATCCTGCCCTCAAAAAACGTTCTTTCGGCTGCTAAACCGAAGAGCATCTGGGTATAGTCTACTTCATTATAATGCACATCGGTATAGGTTCTGTTGGGTTCTTCGCTATAGGCAGTTCCTCTGCCAGGCCGGGTGAGGGCCAGGTTCCGGTAATAATCCGGAAAACGCGCATTTTCCACCAGGTTGCCGGAGGACTTATCCAGATAAGTAAGAGATTGAAGCGTTTGGCTGCCGATGCCGAAATATTGCCAGTTCGGGTCGTTCGCGTAAATAAAATCGCCTCTGAGGCGCCATTTGGTATTGAATGCAAAAGGAATATCCACGCTCAGTTCACCGTCTACACGTCCATTCTGGGCGACACGCAGCCCTATACCATAGCGGATGCGATAGGGCGTATAGTAAAAAAATGGATCTGTGCGGTCTCTGTTGTTAAACAGGAAAGCATTGGCGCCAACAGTAAGCCCCCTGATCGGGTCCACGGTAAGTTCAGGCAGGCCCGTTACATAAACACCTTCTTTTTTATTCAGGATGTCTTCATCACTGAGCCTCTTTTCTTCGGAAATACGAAAAGGCAGGTGCAAGATATCTGTTCTGATTCCCATGGTATCAGTTTGCGCTGCGGCAGAACCTAGGCGAAGGCAGCAGAAAGCTGCTACTGTAACAGGTGTGCGTATGAACTTATATAGATTCCCTTTTCTGAACATTTCTGCCTCCTTTTTCGGTTGTATGGCCGCAAAATTAACTGCCCGGTAGCAGAGGGACTGTTAGAGAACCTTTATAAAAAAATTAGAAAATCATTACAGCAATAGCTGGTAAAGCTATATCTGCGGATGCTGTAAATGAGAAACAGCAACAGAACAAACCTATAAATGCCGGAAAGAAAGGGTAAAGGTAGTTCCTAAACCTGGTTCTGATACCAGTGAAATCTCACCTTTGTGGAGTTTTACAATTTTATGGGTAAGAGATAAACCGATACCGTTACCTTCTGCATAGCTTCTGTTTGAGCCCCTGTAAAAAGCTTCAAATACCTGTTGCTGCTCTTCTTGGGGAATGCCAATGCCCTGGTCTTTAAAACAAATATGTGTTTGAACAGCATCAAAGCCAATCGTGATATCGGATTGCCTGGCAGGTGAGAATTTGCATCCATTCTCCATCAAATTAGAAAAAGCTGTCCGAAGCAAATATTCATTCCCCAGGATGGCAATGTCGTTATCATCCTCAAAGGCTGTATCGAAGGCAATGTGAATGTGGTAGTCGGGGTTCGCTCTTAAAACCTGTAAACGGGCATCGAGCAGCAGTTCGTCCAGGCGCACTTCTTTAAATTTGATAGCTGCCTGATCATAGCTTGCTTTTGCCAGGTCCAGCATACCGGTCGAAAGGCGCGTGAGCTTTCTGGCATCGCTCAGGGCATTATCTATCGCTGATTCATAGGCTTCGGATGTTCTTTTCTGCGACCGGGCCAGTTCGAGTTCGGCAATAATGGCGGCCAGTGGAGTGCGCAGTTCATGCGATACGTTTGAAACAAAATGGCGCTGCGACTCCAGGGAGCCCTCCAGCCGGTCGAGCATCTGGTTAAAGGTAATGGCTAGTTCTGAAATTTCGTCTTTCCCATTACCTTCGGGCAGCCGGAGGTCGATGTTAGTGGCTGTTATACGCCCGGCTTTGTCTACCATAGCCGCTACAGGTTGCAGGGCCTGGCGGGAGAAGAAGCGCCCGGTGAGGAAAATGATAATGATACCTACCACCAGGGCAACCACCAACGAGAGGCGCAGGTTCCACAGTTTGGTATAGCCGTTCTCGTCGTAGGCAGCTGCCGTAATGATATAGTTTTTTCCCTGGTATGAAAACAAGAATCCCACCACCTGCAGCCCCTCCTGTTTAAACTGTATCTCCTGCTTTTGCCTGATTTCCGCCATCATATCGGCGGTTTCTTTCACAAAATCAAGGTCTACAGCATCGTGGTAGAGCAGGTTAAACCCCGTATCATAAATGGCAACCTCTTCCTGGTAATGAGAATTGCGGGTGTTCCGGTAAATGGTCTGCAGTATTTCCGGATCTACCTGTGCATCAAAAAGCAGGTTGGCCTTTGTAATGGCCTGCTGCCGGAGCTGGCGGTAAAACTCTTCTTCGCGGTTACTGGCATAGCTAAAGTAGATAGCAAATGCGAAAGCAAGTAATATGGCGCCCATAATGGCCGTAAACAACAAGGTCAGCCTGTGGCGGATTTTCATTTCTCACCTTCCTCCTTAAAAATAAACCCCATGCCCGGTTTCGTATGAATCAACCTAGTCGGAAATGCTTTGTAGATCTTTTTACGAAGGTAGTTAATGTAAACATCAATAAAATTAGTGCCTGTATCGAAATGTGTATCCCATACATGCTGCGCAATCTCCACCCTGGAAATAACTCTGCCGCTATTACGCATCATGAATTCAAGTAAGGCAAATTCTTTGGGTGTCAGACTGATTTCTTTCCCGGAACGGCTGACAGATTTTGTCTGCAGGTTCATTTCCAGATCCGCTGTTTTCAACACAGAACCACTGCCACCGGCAGTAGTAGCTTTGCTCCGTTTAAGCAATTCCCGGATGCGGACATGCAGTTCTCTGAAATCGAAGGGCTTTACCAGGTAGTCGTTAGCACCTGCGTCGAAACCTTCTACCTTATCGTCGGTGGTGCCAAGTGCTGTGAGCATAATGATCGGGATATCTGGTTTTGCCTGACGCAGTTCCTTACACAGGTCCAGTCCGTTTATTTTAGGCAGGATGATATCCATAATTATCAGGCAGTACTCCCTGCCAATAACCAGTTTTTTACCTGTTTCACCGTCGTAGGCAACTTCTGTAGCATAGCCCTGCTCTTCCAGTCCGCGCCTGATCAGGTCAGACACGCGTTGCTCATCTTCTATGATTAAAATCGGATGCATGTTCTTTGATAAAATTTATACTAAATTCTGTGGCTATCAAAATGGATGTTCTGCTCACATGCTTCTTTGCTTCTATTTCAAGTCTTTTCGCCTGAAGCGGGTGGAGTATCTTCCCAGCTTCTGATGCAGGTAGCCTTTTCGCTTGTATGCTTCAGCCAGAGAGGCATCATCTGCAAAAGCAGGATCAGTGATTTTGGGCACAGCAATTTTTTGTGAACTGTAAATGCCGGAATGGCCGCTGAACAGATAGGCAGTGAAACAGGCAACTGCAAACAGCAGGATGTGCTCTCCTCCAAACAACTCCACGCCCATTATAGTACAGGCCAGAGGGGTGTTGGTGGCTCCCGCAAACACAGCTATGAACCCAAGTGCAGCAAACAAGCTGACAGGAGCATCT contains these protein-coding regions:
- a CDS encoding DUF5982 domain-containing protein, encoding MGIRTDILHLPFRISEEKRLSDEDILNKKEGVYVTGLPELTVDPIRGLTVGANAFLFNNRDRTDPFFYYTPYRIRYGIGLRVAQNGRVDGELSVDIPFAFNTKWRLRGDFIYANDPNWQYFGIGSQTLQSLTYLDKSSGNLVENARFPDYYRNLALTRPGRGTAYSEEPNRTYTDVHYNEVDYTQMLFGLAAERTFFEGRMRLMFGAELLFIGIDQHDYKKSPEAIDRHTGEDTEALQARTRITDDYEAQQRGDVNSTWARYNIGGYKGGRIGLLQTGLMWDTRDLEPDPSHGIFAEYAQEISATWTGSELNFTKHLLQGMFYRKVLPSVMGRTVFAGRMAVGYIRGSYIPFTEVLDLWGSSEGGGIPVLGGSRALRGYREGRFSGMVTSLVNLELRTRFYQKRIFNQHLAFYAVPFLDGGQVWDSFGDIEFNNVKHNKGLGARIAWNQATILRFDYARSKEDAQFFFVFGHTF
- a CDS encoding ATP-binding protein — its product is MKIRHRLTLLFTAIMGAILLAFAFAIYFSYASNREEEFYRQLRQQAITKANLLFDAQVDPEILQTIYRNTRNSHYQEEVAIYDTGFNLLYHDAVDLDFVKETADMMAEIRQKQEIQFKQEGLQVVGFLFSYQGKNYIITAAAYDENGYTKLWNLRLSLVVALVVGIIIIFLTGRFFSRQALQPVAAMVDKAGRITATNIDLRLPEGNGKDEISELAITFNQMLDRLEGSLESQRHFVSNVSHELRTPLAAIIAELELARSQKRTSEAYESAIDNALSDARKLTRLSTGMLDLAKASYDQAAIKFKEVRLDELLLDARLQVLRANPDYHIHIAFDTAFEDDNDIAILGNEYLLRTAFSNLMENGCKFSPARQSDITIGFDAVQTHICFKDQGIGIPQEEQQQVFEAFYRGSNRSYAEGNGIGLSLTHKIVKLHKGEISLVSEPGLGTTFTLSFRHL
- a CDS encoding response regulator transcription factor — protein: MHPILIIEDEQRVSDLIRRGLEEQGYATEVAYDGETGKKLVIGREYCLIIMDIILPKINGLDLCKELRQAKPDIPIIMLTALGTTDDKVEGFDAGANDYLVKPFDFRELHVRIRELLKRSKATTAGGSGSVLKTADLEMNLQTKSVSRSGKEISLTPKEFALLEFMMRNSGRVISRVEIAQHVWDTHFDTGTNFIDVYINYLRKKIYKAFPTRLIHTKPGMGFIFKEEGEK